The Arthrobacter zhaoxinii sequence ACAGCTCGTGCGGGTAGGCCTTGATCCGGTCGGCGGACACTCCGACCAATTCCACAAGGTGGCGGATGCGTTCGCGCCGTTCCGCACGCTTCATGCCCGGTCGATGAGTGGTCAGGACGTCGTCTATCTGGTCGTACAACGACAGAACAGGGTTAAGCGAGTTCATTGCCCCCTGAAACACCATGGAGGTCTTATCCCACCGGTAACTCCGCAGCTTTTCGCCGGACAGGGCGAGAATGTCGATGTCACTGCCCGAGGAATCGTGGAAGGTCACCGCACCGCTTTCGATGGCGGCGGGCGGCTTGAGCAGTTGGTTGATGCCGTACGCCAGGGTCGATTTGCCGCATCCGCTCTCCCCGGCCAGGCCGAGGATCTCGCCGCGGCGAATCGTGAGGCTCACGTTCTTGACCGCGTGCACCCGGGTGGCGGCGTGATAGACCACGTTCAGGTTTTCAATGGTGAGGAGGGCATCGGTCGGTTCGATCTGGCTGCTCATCGAGTGCCCTTTCGTGTGGCCTTGGCCGCAGTGCCCAGGCGTAGCTTGGGGTTGATAACCTCGTCGATGGCGAAGTTGATCAGAGCCAGCCCGGCTCCGAGCAGGGCGATCATCAGCCCCGGCGGCATGAACCACCACCACGCACCAAGTTTCAGCGAGAAGGCGTTCTGCGCGAAGAACAGCATGCTGCCCCAGGAGAACGTGCCCGAGACACCCAGACCGAGGAACGAGAGGCTGGACTCACCGAGGATCGCGAAAATAACCGCGAACACGAACTGGGAGGCGAGGACGGGCAGCAGGTTGGGCAGGATCTCGACGAGGATGATGCGCCAGGTCGGTTCACCGGCCACCTTGGCTGCAAGCACGTAGTCGCGGTTGCGCATCGACAGGGTTTGGGCCCGAAGCACCCGGGCGCCTCCGGCCCACGAGGTGAGGGTGAGGACCAGGATGATCATCATCAGGCCTTTTTGCTCAACGTAGCTGGCCACAACGATCATCAGCGGGATGCCGGGGATAACCAGGACCACATTGGTGAAGAGGGAGAAGCCTTCATCCCAACGCCCGCCGAGGTAGGCACCCAGGATTCCGATAAGTCCGGAGAGCACCACAGCAAGAAAACCGACGGTGATGCCCACGACGAGCGATCCGCGGGTGGCGTGAGCGAGTTGGGCGAGGACGTCCTGTCCCGTCTGGGTGGTGCCCAGGAGGTGGTCCCCCGATGGACCGGACAATCCAACATCATTGATCGCCATGGGGTTGACGACCAGCAGCGGTCCGACAAGTCCGAACAGTGCAATCGCGAAGGTGATGCCCAGACCGATGACGAGTTTCGGAGTCCGGGGCGGAAGGCTCCGCCGGATCCCGTCGAAGCGTGGCTTCGGTGCGGGAGCGTAGGTGGCCAGTTGCGCGGTGGAGGTCATGATCTGGCCCTCTATCCTTGGTGCCGGGTTCGGGGATCGATGAGTCCGTAGACCATGTCGATGAAGAAGTTGGTCAGCAGCACCGAGGTGGTGATGACCAGGAAGACACCCTGCATGAGTGCGTAATCGTTGTTCTGTACGGATTGCAGCAGGGTCTGGCCGATACCGGGATACGAGAACACCTGTTCGGTGAGAATCGCCCCGCCTACGACGGCGCCCAGCGCGATGCCGAAGCCCGCCACCGACGGGAGGACTGCATTGCGTCCGGCGTACATTGTCATGATCCGGCGGGGCCGGAGCCCCTTGGCCTCTGCGGTGACAATGTAGTCCTCGGCCATGGTGGAGACCATCATGTTGCGCATACCCACCAGGCCGGCACCGAGGGAGCTGATCACGATGGTCAACGCCGGCAGGGTGCCGTACTTGATCGCGCTTCCCAGGAATTCCCAGGTCCAGCCGGCACTCACCGTACGGTAGTCATATCCGCCGCTGATGGGGAAAACCCCCAGGGTCACGGCGAACACGTAGCTGAGGATGAGGGCCAGCCAGAAATAAGGCACCGCCTGCAGAACTGTCGACGCGGGGATGAAGCTATCCAGCCAGCCGCCGCGCTTCCAACCGGCAAGCATCCCCAGCAGCTGCGCGATGACGAACGACATCACGGTGGCGATGCCCACCAGCAGGATGGTCCATGGCAGTGCCTGGCCGATCACCGTAACCACCGGCGTCGGGAAGAAAGTGACTGAGACTCCCAGGTCCCCCTGGAAGATGTTGACCAAGTAGTCGCCGTATTGGGAAAGAAGCGAGGCGTCGTCGGTAGTCCCCAACATGGCCTCGATAGCTTCGCGTGTTTCGGGCGCCACCTGACCGCGCTGGGCCAGCTTCGCCAGCATCACGTCGACGGGGTTGCCGGGCAGGAGGCGGGGCAGGGCAAAGTTGATGGTGATCGCCGCATAGAAGGCAACGATGTAGAAAAGGATTTTCCTCAGCAGGTATCTCACGCGGTTCTCGTTCCGACATAGACCAGTGGCGGGCTCGTAAGCCCGCCACTGATCCCGATGGGATTCTTACTTGACGGTGAGGTTCTTGAGTACCTGACCGTAGTCGGGTGCCTGCCACACCATGGGAAGCGCGTAGAGGTCGTCATCGCTGGGCCAGCCGGTGACAACGTCCGTGCGGAACGTGCTCAGGCTGCCGTAGGACTGAATGGGGATGTACGGCATGTCCTCCACGATCGCCTCCTGAATGATGGCGTATTGCTCCATTTTCAGTGCCTCGTCGGTCGTGGCATTAAGAACGTCCAGCGCCGCGTCCACGTCCGGGTTCGAGTAGCGGGCCCAGTTCGGGTTCGCCGACTCACCGACCGGTGCGGTCGATTCGCTGTCGAAGAAAGACTTGTAGAGGTAGTAGGGCTCAGAGCCCGCACCGGGCCACAGGTTGTTGACCAGCAGCTGGAAGTTTCCGGTATTCGTGGCTTCCGTCCATTCGTTCCAGGACATCTGCTCGGCCTTCAGCTCGATCCCGACCGGCAGCAACTGCTGAGCCATGGTCTCGATTCCGGCAATCCAGTCCGTCCAGCCGGTTACGGTCTTCACCGAGAAGCTCAGCCGCTCGCCGTCCTTCGCATAGATGCCGTCGGCTCCCTTGGCATACCCGGCATCGGTCAGAAGCTTCTCCGCCTTGTCGGCGTCGCCCTTGTTGGAGGCGACCGGCTCATCAATCGACGGAGAGATCCACTTCTCGTCCCGGGGAAGGAGCGCATAGGTAGGACTCACGTCACCGTTGAGATCGGAGAAGGCGAGGGAGTTGAGCTGGTCACGGTCCATCGCTGCATAGATGGCCTGGCGAACGGCCGGGTCAGTTTGCGGGCCGGTGCAGCCGAGGTCCACGTTTGAGCAGGTCACGAGCGACAACTGGTTCTGGACGGTGTTGACGTATTCCACGTCTTCCTCCGGCCCCAGGAGAGTTTCGACCTCGGGAATGAACATACTCATCCAGTCAACGTCGCCGTTGAGGATCGAATCGACGCCGGCCTGGTTGCCGGACAGGGACACGTAGCGAACGCCGTCGAGCTCAGGCTTGCCTTCTTCCCAGTAACCGTCGTTCTTTTCCAGCAGGTAGCTCTGCGGGGAGAAATCGGACACGGTGAACGGTCCGGTACCGACGGCATCTTCGTTGATGAAAGTGGCCGGATCGTCGACCTCGGACCAGATATGCTCCGGCACGATGTAGATGGAGCTGAGCGCGCCGATGGAGTTGAGCACATCGGGCTTTGGGTACGTGACCGTGAGCTCGTTGTCGCTCGTGGCCGCAGCGACCCCGTCAAAGCCGCCGGTGTTCAGCGCGGGTGTGTTGGCTATCAGGTTGAGGGTGTAGACGACGTCGTGGGCACTGAAGGGCTCGCCGTCGCTCCACTCGACGCCCTCCCGGGTGGAGATGGTGAGGACAGTGCCCTCATCGTTGTACGAGTATTCGGTGCCGAGGAGTGGTACGGGTTCGCCTTCGGCTGCCCGGTTCACGAAGAACAGGGTCTCGTAGACGGTGGACTGCACACCGAGGAGGGCCGTGGTGGAGAACGGGTTGAAGTTTTCGGTGAACTGGGTCGACGAGTTGCCGGGAATTGTCAGGATGGCCTTGCCGGCGTCCGCGTTTCCCTCGTCTCCGCCGCCGCCTGCCTGGCATCCGCTGAGCAGCAGGGCCGTGGCTGCCAGCGCGGCGACTCCGGTGAGTCTTTTCCGTGAAGTGAACATCATTGTCCTTTCATGAGATCGAGTCTGCCTCGACCGCTGTGTGCCCGAACCCGCATCCAAGCGTCAGACTTGGGATGCCTCAGTAAGCGCTATCTCGGAGACTAGCGGCGAAATCTGGGCGCGTCAATGAATCATTTTGGGAGGTTCGCAGGACTGACTCAGCCCGTCAGTCATTTCATGAGTAAGCGCGTGCACGGGTCGTATGGAGACATCACCCGCAAACGGACGGCTTTCTAGAGGGAGTCTCGCCGCGTGAGGGTGCTCGGCAGAACGCGCTGCACGACCGCGGTGCCGGAGGTTGCCATAAGGGAGGCCAGCGCGTCGACCATCTGTTCGCCCATCAGCTCCAGTGGCTGATGTACCGAGGACAGCGGCGGATTCGCCACCTCTGCCAGGACCGAGTCGTCATAACTGACCACCGAAACGTCGTGCGGTACGCGGCGCCCGGCTGCCGCCAGAACCTGCAGTGCTCCCGAGCCCATGTAGTCCGAGCTTACGAAGACACCGTCGATGTCGGGATAGGCGGCGAGTAGCCGGGTCATGGTGTCGGATCCACCGGCCGGCGAAAACGCCCCGCGGGCAATTCGGTGGGCATCGAGGCCGTGCTCGGCCAGGCTTGACCGCCAGCCGTCGAGACGGTCCCGGGCCGCCGTCAGCCGATCGTTGCCGGCCAAAATGGCGATGCGGGATCGTCCCGCTTCAATGAGAGCCTCGGTGGCCAGCCGCGCACCGCCCACGTTGTCGACGTCGACATAGGACTGGGCCTCGGCGTTTCCCAGCGGCCTGCCCAGGTACACGACGGGAACCCCTGCATCGCGGAGAAGCTCGGGCAGGTGGGAAATCTCGTCTTCGAGGATGACCATCGCGCCGTCCACACCGGTGCGGCCCAGGTACTCGAGGAGGTGTGAT is a genomic window containing:
- a CDS encoding ABC transporter permease, producing MTSTAQLATYAPAPKPRFDGIRRSLPPRTPKLVIGLGITFAIALFGLVGPLLVVNPMAINDVGLSGPSGDHLLGTTQTGQDVLAQLAHATRGSLVVGITVGFLAVVLSGLIGILGAYLGGRWDEGFSLFTNVVLVIPGIPLMIVVASYVEQKGLMMIILVLTLTSWAGGARVLRAQTLSMRNRDYVLAAKVAGEPTWRIILVEILPNLLPVLASQFVFAVIFAILGESSLSFLGLGVSGTFSWGSMLFFAQNAFSLKLGAWWWFMPPGLMIALLGAGLALINFAIDEVINPKLRLGTAAKATRKGTR
- a CDS encoding ABC transporter ATP-binding protein translates to MSSQIEPTDALLTIENLNVVYHAATRVHAVKNVSLTIRRGEILGLAGESGCGKSTLAYGINQLLKPPAAIESGAVTFHDSSGSDIDILALSGEKLRSYRWDKTSMVFQGAMNSLNPVLSLYDQIDDVLTTHRPGMKRAERRERIRHLVELVGVSADRIKAYPHELSGGMRQRVMIAMALALNPQLMIMDEPTTALDVVVQREILGEIQRLRDEFGFAVIFITHDLPMLLEISDRIAVMLAGEIVELATAEEIYADAAHPYTRKLLKSFPSLTGARGDFIRTGESINSSTTTAGVL
- a CDS encoding LacI family DNA-binding transcriptional regulator, whose product is MTETRARRPGRSVTTLADVAAAAGVSTATVSRVMNRVPTVNPDLAFRVEAIARQMGYQFNAAARTLATGRTGAVALIISEADLSQPYSFTSAPLHGVLSAVARHDLQIVILLSGSPQQESHLLEYLGRTGVDGAMVILEDEISHLPELLRDAGVPVVYLGRPLGNAEAQSYVDVDNVGGARLATEALIEAGRSRIAILAGNDRLTAARDRLDGWRSSLAEHGLDAHRIARGAFSPAGGSDTMTRLLAAYPDIDGVFVSSDYMGSGALQVLAAAGRRVPHDVSVVSYDDSVLAEVANPPLSSVHQPLELMGEQMVDALASLMATSGTAVVQRVLPSTLTRRDSL
- a CDS encoding ABC transporter substrate-binding protein; the encoded protein is MFTSRKRLTGVAALAATALLLSGCQAGGGGDEGNADAGKAILTIPGNSSTQFTENFNPFSTTALLGVQSTVYETLFFVNRAAEGEPVPLLGTEYSYNDEGTVLTISTREGVEWSDGEPFSAHDVVYTLNLIANTPALNTGGFDGVAAATSDNELTVTYPKPDVLNSIGALSSIYIVPEHIWSEVDDPATFINEDAVGTGPFTVSDFSPQSYLLEKNDGYWEEGKPELDGVRYVSLSGNQAGVDSILNGDVDWMSMFIPEVETLLGPEEDVEYVNTVQNQLSLVTCSNVDLGCTGPQTDPAVRQAIYAAMDRDQLNSLAFSDLNGDVSPTYALLPRDEKWISPSIDEPVASNKGDADKAEKLLTDAGYAKGADGIYAKDGERLSFSVKTVTGWTDWIAGIETMAQQLLPVGIELKAEQMSWNEWTEATNTGNFQLLVNNLWPGAGSEPYYLYKSFFDSESTAPVGESANPNWARYSNPDVDAALDVLNATTDEALKMEQYAIIQEAIVEDMPYIPIQSYGSLSTFRTDVVTGWPSDDDLYALPMVWQAPDYGQVLKNLTVK
- a CDS encoding ABC transporter permease; amino-acid sequence: MRYLLRKILFYIVAFYAAITINFALPRLLPGNPVDVMLAKLAQRGQVAPETREAIEAMLGTTDDASLLSQYGDYLVNIFQGDLGVSVTFFPTPVVTVIGQALPWTILLVGIATVMSFVIAQLLGMLAGWKRGGWLDSFIPASTVLQAVPYFWLALILSYVFAVTLGVFPISGGYDYRTVSAGWTWEFLGSAIKYGTLPALTIVISSLGAGLVGMRNMMVSTMAEDYIVTAEAKGLRPRRIMTMYAGRNAVLPSVAGFGIALGAVVGGAILTEQVFSYPGIGQTLLQSVQNNDYALMQGVFLVITTSVLLTNFFIDMVYGLIDPRTRHQG